A part of Acidobacteriota bacterium genomic DNA contains:
- a CDS encoding glycosyltransferase family 1 protein, translating to MTTSFRPAAAAAAADLLCFSHLRWTYVFQRPQHLMVRFSRTRRVFFVEEPLFDAERAHVTVSTSNGVHVVVPHLPQGLDAGGAIAAQRRLLDCVLAGYEIERPIVWLYTPMALPIFEGLEVSGIVYDCMDELAGFAGAPQGLREREQALLRRADVVFTGGVSLYEAKKRLHRNIHPMPSSVDVAHFRRARGRCQPPLDQRRIARPRLGFCGVIDERMNIELVQAVAERNPAWQFVMLGPVCKIDPESLPRRENVHYLGMKAYDDLPAYMAGWDVALMPFAHNDATRYISPTKTPEYLAAGCPVVSTSIRDVVRPYGELGLVEIADSVEEFEAAVRRSLTPAGRDAVKRAEAFLSRLSWDQTFASMHRLIEEAVGQQAQTRIEEERPARPVSFVPAFAPQSTM from the coding sequence ATGACGACTTCCTTTCGCCCGGCGGCCGCTGCCGCCGCGGCCGATCTGCTCTGCTTCAGCCACCTCCGCTGGACGTACGTCTTTCAGCGCCCGCAGCACCTGATGGTGCGGTTCAGCCGAACGCGACGCGTGTTCTTCGTCGAGGAGCCGCTCTTCGATGCCGAGCGCGCGCACGTCACGGTCTCGACCTCGAACGGCGTCCACGTCGTCGTGCCGCACCTGCCGCAGGGTCTGGACGCGGGCGGCGCGATCGCCGCGCAGCGACGACTGCTCGACTGCGTGCTCGCGGGCTATGAGATCGAGCGGCCGATCGTCTGGCTCTACACGCCGATGGCGCTGCCGATCTTCGAGGGGCTCGAGGTGAGCGGGATCGTCTACGACTGCATGGACGAGCTCGCCGGGTTCGCGGGCGCGCCGCAGGGCTTGCGCGAGCGTGAGCAGGCGCTCCTGCGCCGGGCGGACGTCGTCTTCACCGGCGGCGTGTCGCTGTACGAGGCGAAGAAGCGCCTGCATCGCAACATCCATCCGATGCCGAGCAGCGTGGACGTGGCGCACTTCCGCCGCGCCCGCGGCCGCTGCCAGCCCCCGCTCGACCAGCGGCGGATCGCGCGGCCGCGGCTCGGCTTCTGCGGCGTGATCGACGAGCGGATGAACATCGAGCTCGTCCAGGCGGTCGCCGAACGGAACCCGGCGTGGCAGTTCGTGATGCTCGGGCCGGTCTGCAAGATCGATCCGGAGTCGCTGCCGCGCCGCGAGAACGTCCACTATCTCGGCATGAAGGCGTACGACGATCTGCCGGCGTACATGGCGGGCTGGGACGTGGCGCTCATGCCGTTCGCGCACAACGACGCGACGCGCTACATCAGCCCGACGAAGACGCCGGAGTACCTCGCGGCGGGATGCCCGGTCGTCTCCACGTCGATCCGCGACGTCGTCCGGCCCTACGGCGAGCTGGGCCTCGTCGAGATCGCCGATTCGGTGGAGGAGTTCGAGGCCGCCGTGCGCCGATCGCTCACGCCGGCGGGCCGCGACGCGGTGAAGCGTGCCGAAGCCTTCCTGTCGCGCCTGTCCTGGGATCAGACGTTCGCGTCCATGCACCGGCTGATCGAGGAAGCCGTTGGGCAGCAGGCCCAGACGCGCATCGAGGAGGAACGGCCGGCGCGGCCGGTGTCGTTCGTGCCCGCGTTTGCGCCGCAGAGCACGATGTGA
- a CDS encoding SDR family NAD(P)-dependent oxidoreductase translates to MARTSAPSFPASALLPVVAFGGAMLAGALLKSSPRRTSFRDQVVLITGGSRGLGLALAERFAVESAQIVLVARSQDQLERAAERVRARGAASVLIRVCDIRDRAGVERAVADTIRERGRIDVLVNNAGIIQVTPFEHAQLEDFPFISSGRASPISLRKAAAASSTSRLSAGASRCRTCCRTAWANSPSPGCPTGCTRSSGATTSS, encoded by the coding sequence ATGGCTCGGACCAGCGCACCGTCCTTCCCGGCGTCCGCCTTGCTGCCCGTGGTGGCGTTCGGAGGGGCGATGCTCGCCGGCGCCCTGCTCAAATCCTCGCCGCGCCGGACGTCGTTCCGCGATCAGGTCGTTCTCATCACCGGCGGATCGCGGGGGCTCGGTCTGGCCCTCGCGGAACGGTTCGCCGTCGAGAGCGCCCAGATCGTGCTCGTCGCCCGCTCGCAGGACCAGCTCGAGCGCGCCGCCGAGCGGGTGCGCGCCCGTGGCGCAGCGAGCGTGCTGATCCGCGTTTGTGACATCCGCGATCGAGCCGGCGTCGAGCGGGCCGTGGCCGACACGATTCGGGAGCGCGGCCGCATCGACGTGCTGGTCAACAACGCCGGGATCATCCAGGTCACGCCGTTCGAGCACGCGCAGCTCGAGGATTTCCCCTTCATTTCATCCGGGCGTGCCTCCCCCATTTCGTTGCGCAAGGCGGCGGCCGCATCATCAACATCTCGTCTGTCGGCGGGCGCCTCGCGCTGCCGCACCTGCTGCCGTACTGCGTGGGCAAATTCGCCCTCGCCGGGCTGTCCGACGGGCTGCACGCGGAGCTCCGGCGCCACCACATCGTCGTGA
- a CDS encoding glycoside hydrolase family 2, which translates to MSANGVWHFAIDPAGTISDPGAVRWAGEIVVPYSPEAPASGIGDTGLYSACWYRRAIEVPSLAEGERLLLHFGAVDYRATVWVNGHLAGEHEGGYTPFTFDITPHVAGTRDADIVVWAYDDPQDLAKPRGKQDWLLRAHSIWYPRTTGIWQTVWLERVPATWIGALRWTPNLVRWEIGCAAVLHGAPCDGARLHLLLRTDDAVLVDDSYLVVGGEVHRRVALSDPGIDDFRNELLWSPESPRLIDAELRLTTADGRLLDTVQSYTALRSITVDGDRIILNGRPYGLRLVLDQGYWPETGLTPPGDNALRKDVELAKAMGFNGVRKHQKLEDPGYLYWADRLGLLVWGEMPSAYRFTQDSTQRTTREWMAAIGRDYSHPCIVAWVPFNESWGVPNLPLNEAERHYVRALYHLTRTLDPTRPVVGNDGWESVATDIIGIHDYDGDPERLARRYRADEILPRLFKRERPGGRLLVLEGERHADQPIILSEFGGISIVDRSDRTWGYSHASSSSALADRYAALLRSVRSLGLFSGFCYTQFADTYQEANGLLFADRTPKFPIEAIAAATRGAAER; encoded by the coding sequence ATGTCGGCGAACGGCGTCTGGCACTTCGCGATCGATCCGGCCGGTACCATCTCCGATCCGGGCGCTGTGCGCTGGGCCGGCGAGATCGTCGTGCCGTACTCGCCGGAGGCGCCTGCGAGCGGCATCGGCGACACCGGATTGTACAGCGCGTGCTGGTACCGGCGCGCGATCGAGGTGCCGTCGCTCGCCGAGGGCGAGCGGCTGCTCTTGCACTTCGGCGCGGTGGACTATCGCGCCACCGTCTGGGTGAACGGCCATCTCGCGGGCGAGCACGAGGGCGGCTACACCCCGTTCACGTTCGACATCACGCCTCATGTCGCCGGCACACGCGACGCCGACATCGTCGTATGGGCGTACGACGATCCGCAGGATCTCGCGAAGCCGCGCGGCAAGCAGGACTGGCTGCTGCGCGCGCACTCGATCTGGTATCCGCGGACGACGGGCATCTGGCAGACGGTGTGGCTCGAGCGCGTCCCGGCCACGTGGATCGGCGCGCTGCGCTGGACGCCGAACCTCGTGCGCTGGGAGATCGGCTGTGCGGCCGTGCTGCACGGCGCACCCTGCGACGGCGCGCGTCTCCACCTGCTGCTCCGGACCGACGACGCCGTCCTGGTGGACGACTCGTACCTCGTCGTCGGCGGCGAGGTGCATCGCCGCGTCGCGCTGTCCGACCCCGGCATCGACGATTTCCGCAACGAGCTCCTGTGGAGCCCTGAATCGCCGCGCCTGATCGACGCCGAGCTTCGGCTGACGACCGCCGACGGCCGCCTGCTCGACACGGTCCAGAGCTACACAGCGCTGCGATCGATTACCGTCGACGGCGACCGGATCATCCTGAACGGCCGTCCGTACGGCTTGCGACTCGTGCTCGATCAGGGGTACTGGCCGGAGACGGGCCTCACGCCGCCTGGCGACAATGCGCTGAGGAAGGACGTCGAGCTCGCGAAGGCGATGGGGTTCAACGGCGTCCGCAAGCACCAGAAGCTCGAGGATCCCGGTTATCTCTACTGGGCGGATCGGCTCGGTCTACTCGTCTGGGGCGAGATGCCGAGCGCGTATCGCTTCACGCAGGACTCGACGCAGCGGACGACGCGCGAATGGATGGCCGCGATCGGCCGCGACTACAGCCATCCGTGCATCGTGGCGTGGGTGCCGTTCAACGAGTCGTGGGGCGTGCCGAATCTGCCGCTGAACGAAGCCGAGCGTCACTACGTGCGCGCGCTCTATCACCTCACGCGCACGCTCGATCCGACGCGGCCGGTCGTGGGCAACGACGGATGGGAAAGCGTGGCGACCGACATCATCGGCATCCACGACTACGACGGCGATCCGGAGCGGCTCGCCCGACGCTACCGCGCGGACGAGATCCTGCCGCGGCTCTTCAAACGCGAGCGTCCGGGCGGACGGCTGCTCGTGCTCGAGGGCGAGCGGCACGCCGATCAGCCGATCATCCTCAGCGAGTTCGGCGGCATCTCGATCGTGGATCGCTCCGATCGGACCTGGGGCTACTCGCACGCCAGCTCGTCGTCGGCGCTCGCCGACCGCTACGCGGCGCTGCTGCGATCGGTGCGATCGCTCGGGCTGTTCTCCGGCTTCTGCTACACGCAGTTCGCCGACACGTATCAGGAAGCCAACGGCTTGCTCTTCGCCGATCGCACGCCGAAGTTTCCGATCGAGGCGATCGCGGCGGCCACGCGCGGCGCCGCCGAGCGCTGA
- a CDS encoding glycogen debranching enzyme family protein: protein MPRRELVFPAGDLIDPSLEWLVTNGLGGYASGPVRGGLTRRFHGLLIASLPAPVGRLMCLNLLRVTVDDGTTSACLDHEAFDALATGVVRPAQFTLHAGLPVWRYEAHAWTIDKRIVMPYGQNTTHVLFTIVRSEGPLELRLRPMFQIRPHEGLLTADTPPVHATAVESGAAETMVTGTSLAIRWMARGEDVRDLAEAATAVAEYPIEHARGYDYQGTLVSPGAYVVRAAAGHDVSFTVSTEPWSAVRAVAPADALAAEHARRRSLLQLAGDPRGLAAELTLAADQFIVAPVGRSSEVARARAHGEEPRSVIAGYHWFTDWGRDTMISLEGLALATGRWREAAWILRTFAHHVRDGLIPNMFPEGEHLGLYHTADASLWFFHAVHRYGAITGDRTLCEELRPALVAIAEHHVAGTRFGIAIDPADGLLRQGAEGYQLTWMDAKVGDWVVTPRRGKAVEINALWYNAMRLLARWDVESGRDADAARWRGHADRAAASFNQRFWNPAAGHLFDVIDGGAGDDPACRPNQLLAISLDHPVLDPVHWQPVLDVIVRELLTPVGLRTLSPHHPDYRRTYDGNLHARDAAYHQGTVWPWLIGPFIDAWRRAHPDDHEMPRRALAAFPAEMSRTGVGSLPEIFDAEAPFHARGCIAQAWSVAEVLRTWRLLRDASPEPASSLAHAWSRDAHPSR from the coding sequence ATGCCGCGCCGCGAGCTGGTCTTTCCTGCCGGCGACCTGATCGATCCGTCGCTCGAGTGGCTCGTGACCAACGGCCTCGGCGGCTACGCGTCGGGCCCGGTGCGCGGCGGGCTCACACGCCGGTTTCACGGGCTGCTCATCGCGTCGCTGCCGGCGCCGGTCGGCCGCCTCATGTGTCTCAACCTCCTGCGCGTGACGGTCGACGACGGCACGACGTCGGCGTGCCTGGATCACGAGGCGTTCGACGCGCTGGCCACCGGCGTCGTGCGCCCGGCGCAGTTCACGCTCCATGCCGGCCTTCCCGTCTGGCGATACGAGGCTCATGCCTGGACGATCGATAAACGCATCGTCATGCCGTACGGACAGAACACGACGCACGTGTTGTTCACGATCGTGCGCAGCGAGGGGCCGCTCGAGCTGCGGCTTCGGCCGATGTTCCAGATTCGCCCTCATGAGGGGCTGCTGACCGCCGACACGCCGCCGGTCCACGCGACTGCCGTCGAGTCCGGCGCCGCCGAGACGATGGTGACGGGCACGAGCCTGGCGATCCGCTGGATGGCGCGCGGCGAGGACGTCCGCGATCTCGCGGAGGCCGCGACCGCGGTGGCGGAGTACCCGATCGAGCACGCGCGCGGCTACGACTACCAGGGCACGCTCGTCAGTCCCGGCGCCTACGTGGTGCGCGCCGCGGCCGGCCACGACGTGTCGTTCACCGTGTCCACCGAGCCGTGGTCCGCCGTGCGGGCGGTCGCGCCGGCCGACGCGCTCGCGGCGGAACACGCGCGTCGGCGCTCGCTCTTGCAGCTCGCAGGCGATCCCCGGGGCCTCGCTGCCGAGCTCACCCTTGCGGCCGATCAGTTCATCGTCGCGCCGGTGGGACGTAGTTCCGAGGTCGCGCGCGCGCGGGCGCACGGCGAGGAGCCGCGCAGCGTGATCGCCGGCTATCACTGGTTCACCGATTGGGGCCGCGACACGATGATCAGCCTCGAAGGGCTGGCGCTCGCGACCGGCCGCTGGCGCGAGGCCGCGTGGATCCTGCGCACGTTCGCGCATCACGTGCGCGATGGCCTCATCCCCAACATGTTTCCCGAAGGTGAGCACCTGGGCCTGTACCACACAGCCGACGCGAGCCTGTGGTTCTTCCACGCCGTGCACCGCTACGGCGCGATCACCGGCGACCGCACGCTCTGCGAGGAGCTCCGCCCCGCGCTCGTCGCGATCGCCGAGCATCACGTCGCCGGCACCCGCTTCGGGATCGCGATCGATCCGGCGGACGGCCTGCTGCGCCAAGGCGCGGAAGGCTATCAGCTCACGTGGATGGATGCGAAGGTCGGCGACTGGGTGGTAACGCCCCGGCGCGGGAAGGCGGTGGAGATCAACGCGCTCTGGTACAACGCGATGCGCCTGCTCGCGCGCTGGGACGTCGAGTCGGGCCGCGACGCCGACGCCGCACGCTGGCGCGGACACGCGGATCGCGCCGCCGCCTCCTTCAACCAGCGGTTCTGGAATCCGGCGGCGGGCCATCTGTTCGACGTGATCGACGGCGGCGCCGGCGACGACCCGGCGTGCCGCCCGAATCAGTTGCTCGCGATCTCGCTCGATCATCCGGTGCTCGATCCGGTCCACTGGCAGCCCGTGCTCGACGTCATCGTCCGCGAGCTGCTCACGCCCGTGGGGCTGCGCACGCTCTCCCCGCACCATCCCGACTACCGGCGGACGTACGACGGGAACCTGCACGCGCGGGACGCGGCCTACCATCAGGGCACCGTCTGGCCGTGGCTGATCGGTCCGTTCATCGACGCCTGGCGCCGCGCCCACCCCGACGATCACGAGATGCCACGGCGGGCGCTCGCCGCGTTTCCGGCCGAGATGAGCAGGACGGGCGTGGGATCGCTGCCCGAGATCTTCGATGCGGAGGCGCCGTTTCACGCGCGCGGCTGCATTGCGCAGGCCTGGAGCGTTGCTGAAGTGCTGCGCACCTGGCGCCTTCTGCGCGACGCGTCACCCGAGCCCGCCTCGTCGCTCGCCCACGCATGGTCTCGCGACGCTCACCCTTCTCGGTAA
- a CDS encoding DUF2071 domain-containing protein: MVSRRSPFSVTAHRGWPLPDAPWIMAQRWHDLLFAHWPCDPAPLRRLLPARLSLDVRDGCAWVGVVPFVVRGLRLRGLPPFPTAHAFPELNVRTYVTIDDKPGVWFFSLDAASTLAVVGARLGFSLPYFRAAMQAGRVKGEMRFTSVRRGRRRARFAARYRPHGQTFNAVPGSLEHFLTERYCLYAANRAGRLWRAEIQHPPWSLRAASAEIDVNTVAAAARVRLPAGSPLLHFSLRQDVRVWAPVGVGRRFAR; this comes from the coding sequence ATGGTCTCGCGACGCTCACCCTTCTCGGTAACGGCCCATCGCGGGTGGCCGCTGCCGGACGCGCCCTGGATCATGGCGCAGCGCTGGCACGACCTGCTCTTCGCGCACTGGCCCTGTGATCCTGCCCCGCTCCGACGTCTGCTGCCCGCCCGCCTTTCGCTCGACGTGCGCGATGGCTGTGCCTGGGTCGGCGTCGTGCCCTTCGTCGTCCGAGGCCTGCGCCTGCGCGGGCTGCCGCCGTTCCCCACGGCACACGCCTTTCCGGAGCTGAACGTTCGCACGTACGTCACGATCGACGACAAACCCGGCGTCTGGTTCTTCAGCCTCGACGCGGCGTCCACCCTCGCCGTCGTCGGTGCACGCCTGGGATTCTCGCTGCCGTATTTCCGTGCGGCAATGCAGGCCGGCCGCGTCAAGGGCGAGATGCGCTTCACGAGCGTACGTCGCGGACGCCGGCGCGCACGGTTCGCGGCGAGGTACAGGCCGCACGGCCAGACGTTCAACGCCGTGCCGGGATCGCTGGAGCACTTCCTGACCGAACGCTACTGTCTCTACGCGGCGAACCGCGCGGGACGGCTGTGGCGAGCCGAGATCCAGCATCCACCGTGGAGCCTCCGAGCCGCGAGCGCAGAGATCGACGTCAACACGGTTGCGGCGGCGGCCCGCGTCCGTCTTCCGGCCGGATCTCCGCTCCTGCACTTCTCGCTGCGCCAGGACGTGCGCGTGTGGGCGCCGGTCGGCGTCGGCAGACGATTCGCGCGTTGA
- a CDS encoding VOC family protein: MRLDVYVNYRGTCEAAFRFYEQHLGGHITSIVRHEEQPNPNVPSDWGEKVLHARVEIGTTSLMGADMPHAEPMRSAYLTLTLDTEADAERVYALLADGGEIFMKMEKTGFANRFAMLRDRFGTSWMLLQQS; encoded by the coding sequence GTGCGACTCGATGTCTACGTGAACTATCGCGGCACGTGCGAGGCCGCGTTCCGATTCTACGAGCAGCACCTCGGCGGCCACATCACCTCCATCGTCCGGCACGAGGAGCAGCCGAATCCGAACGTGCCCTCGGACTGGGGTGAGAAGGTGCTGCACGCTCGCGTCGAGATCGGCACGACATCGCTGATGGGGGCCGACATGCCACACGCCGAGCCGATGCGCAGCGCGTACCTGACGCTCACGCTCGATACCGAGGCAGACGCGGAACGCGTCTATGCGCTGTTGGCGGACGGCGGTGAGATCTTCATGAAGATGGAGAAGACCGGCTTCGCAAACCGGTTCGCGATGCTGCGCGACCGCTTCGGCACATCCTGGATGCTGCTGCAGCAGTCGTAG
- the treZ gene encoding malto-oligosyltrehalose trehalohydrolase, translating into MPSDAPAPVAITPRRFSIGAEAQAGGGVHFRVWAPAAGRVDVVFSDKDGTPSGRALPLLPEADGYFAAMAETPAGARYWIQLDGQNRYADPASRFQPEGPHGPSAVIDPFAFRWTDAAWGGITAPAPIAYELHVGTFTAEGTWRAAAARLPALAALGVEVIELMPVAEFPGRFGWGYDGVLLFAPTRLYGEPDDMRAFVDQAHALGLGVILDVVYNHVGPDGCHLAKFSPDYFSPTPTEWGQAINYDGRHCGGAREMVVANAGYWIEEFHVDGLRLDATQSIKDTSKVHILTEVVAEVRQRARGRRTWIVAENEPQESGLLRAERMNGHPLDALWNDDFHHSAHVALTGRREAYYTDYRGRPQEFVSAVKYGFLYQGQWYAWQRQRRGQSARGLPPASFVCFLENHDQVANSRAGLRLHQMTSPGRLRAMTALLLLGPWAPLLFQGQEFAASAPFLYFADHGGDLAGAVRSGRREFLAQFPSLAAPDLPFAAPEDPETFRRCALDWRERALHTEAVDLHRTLIALRRTDPAFHDAARFSWDGAVLSDSAFALRAMDRPTDDGPPSRHDRLVVINLGADARLDVVPEPLLSPAPAANWRIVWSSEDPAHGGAGTPPLGDIWTLPAESALVLAPEDAP; encoded by the coding sequence ATGCCTTCAGACGCTCCCGCACCGGTGGCGATCACACCACGTCGTTTCAGCATCGGCGCAGAAGCGCAGGCCGGCGGTGGCGTGCACTTCCGCGTGTGGGCTCCGGCCGCAGGCCGCGTCGACGTCGTGTTCTCCGACAAGGACGGCACGCCGTCCGGCCGCGCGTTGCCGCTCTTGCCAGAGGCCGACGGCTACTTCGCGGCGATGGCAGAGACGCCCGCCGGCGCGCGGTACTGGATCCAACTCGACGGCCAGAACCGCTATGCGGATCCGGCGTCGCGCTTTCAACCCGAGGGACCGCATGGACCGTCCGCCGTGATCGATCCGTTCGCCTTCCGGTGGACGGATGCCGCGTGGGGCGGCATCACGGCGCCGGCACCGATCGCTTACGAGCTCCATGTCGGGACGTTCACCGCGGAGGGCACGTGGCGCGCCGCGGCGGCGAGACTTCCCGCGCTCGCCGCGCTCGGTGTGGAGGTCATCGAGCTCATGCCGGTCGCCGAATTCCCCGGGCGATTCGGCTGGGGGTACGACGGCGTGCTGCTCTTCGCGCCGACGCGGCTCTACGGCGAGCCCGACGACATGCGGGCCTTCGTCGATCAGGCCCACGCTCTCGGTCTCGGCGTCATCCTCGACGTCGTCTACAACCACGTCGGACCGGACGGCTGCCACCTCGCGAAGTTCTCGCCTGACTACTTCTCGCCCACCCCCACCGAATGGGGCCAGGCGATCAACTATGACGGGCGGCACTGCGGCGGCGCGCGGGAGATGGTCGTGGCGAACGCTGGGTACTGGATCGAGGAGTTCCACGTCGACGGATTGCGCCTCGACGCGACGCAGTCCATCAAGGACACGTCGAAGGTGCACATCCTCACCGAGGTCGTCGCCGAGGTGCGTCAGCGCGCCCGCGGACGACGGACCTGGATCGTCGCGGAGAACGAACCGCAGGAGAGCGGGCTGCTCCGCGCGGAGCGGATGAACGGCCATCCGCTCGACGCGCTCTGGAACGACGACTTCCACCACAGCGCACACGTTGCGCTCACGGGCCGCCGCGAGGCGTACTACACGGACTATCGGGGTCGGCCGCAGGAGTTCGTGTCCGCCGTCAAGTACGGGTTCCTCTATCAAGGGCAGTGGTACGCGTGGCAGCGGCAGCGCCGCGGGCAGTCGGCGCGCGGATTGCCTCCAGCGTCCTTCGTCTGTTTCCTCGAGAATCACGATCAGGTCGCGAACTCGCGTGCCGGGCTCCGTCTGCATCAGATGACGAGCCCTGGCCGGCTGCGTGCGATGACCGCGTTGCTGCTCCTGGGACCGTGGGCGCCGCTCCTCTTCCAAGGACAGGAGTTCGCGGCGTCGGCGCCGTTCCTGTACTTCGCGGATCATGGCGGCGATCTCGCCGGCGCCGTGCGATCGGGCCGGCGCGAGTTCCTCGCGCAGTTTCCAAGCCTTGCGGCGCCGGATCTGCCGTTCGCTGCGCCAGAGGATCCCGAGACGTTCCGCCGCTGCGCGCTCGACTGGCGCGAGCGCGCGCTCCATACGGAGGCGGTCGACCTGCACCGGACCCTAATCGCGCTCCGCCGCACCGATCCGGCCTTCCACGACGCTGCGCGCTTCTCGTGGGACGGTGCCGTCCTGAGCGACTCCGCGTTCGCGTTGCGCGCGATGGACCGGCCGACTGACGACGGCCCGCCATCGCGTCACGACCGTCTGGTCGTGATCAACCTCGGCGCCGACGCGCGGCTCGACGTCGTGCCCGAGCCGCTGCTTTCGCCAGCACCGGCGGCCAACTGGCGCATCGTGTGGTCGAGCGAGGATCCGGCCCATGGCGGCGCCGGCACGCCGCCGCTCGGCGACATCTGGACGCTGCCAGCCGAGAGCGCGCTCGTGCTCGCGCCGGAGGATGCGCCATGA
- the glf gene encoding UDP-galactopyranose mutase, giving the protein MFDYLIVGAGFAGSVMAERLAADAGRSVLLIDRRRHIAGNAYDHYDDAGILVHRYGPHIFHTNSREVFDYLSRFTEWRPYQHRVQAWVDGQLVPIPINLDTVNTLYGLQLTSFELVTFFERVAERPAAIRTSEDVIVSKVGRELYEKFFRNYTRKQWDCDPSELDASVTARVPVRTNRDDRYFTDTYQAMPRHGLTRMFERMLAHPKIKVLLNTDYREVRSVIPHREVIFTGPIDEYFDYRFGRLPYRSLDFRFETFNTDRVQPVAVINYPNENPYTRVTEFKHLTGQEHPKTTVVYEHPKAEGDPYYPVQRPENLELYRKYQMLAATLPNVHFVGRLGTYRYYNMDQVTAQALTLYAKLTGQTRRDALANPA; this is encoded by the coding sequence ATGTTCGACTACCTCATCGTGGGCGCCGGCTTCGCCGGCAGCGTGATGGCAGAGCGGCTGGCGGCCGACGCCGGCCGCAGCGTCCTGCTCATCGATCGCCGCCGGCACATCGCCGGCAACGCGTACGACCACTACGACGATGCGGGGATCCTCGTGCACCGGTACGGACCTCACATCTTCCACACCAACTCGCGCGAAGTGTTCGATTACCTGTCGAGATTCACCGAGTGGCGGCCGTACCAGCACCGGGTCCAGGCGTGGGTGGACGGCCAGCTCGTGCCGATTCCGATCAACCTCGACACGGTCAACACGCTCTACGGCCTGCAGCTCACGTCGTTCGAGCTCGTCACGTTCTTCGAGCGCGTGGCGGAGCGGCCCGCCGCGATCCGCACCTCCGAGGACGTGATCGTGAGCAAGGTCGGCCGCGAGCTGTACGAGAAATTCTTCCGCAACTACACGCGCAAGCAGTGGGACTGCGATCCGTCGGAGCTCGACGCGTCGGTGACGGCCCGCGTGCCGGTGCGAACGAACCGCGACGACCGGTACTTCACCGACACGTACCAGGCGATGCCGCGGCACGGGCTCACGCGGATGTTCGAGCGCATGCTCGCCCACCCGAAGATCAAGGTGCTGCTCAACACGGACTATCGCGAGGTGCGCAGCGTCATCCCGCATCGTGAGGTCATCTTCACCGGGCCGATCGACGAGTACTTCGACTATCGGTTCGGACGGCTCCCTTACCGATCGCTGGACTTCAGGTTCGAGACCTTCAATACGGACCGCGTTCAGCCGGTGGCGGTCATCAACTACCCGAACGAGAACCCGTACACGCGCGTCACCGAGTTCAAGCACCTGACCGGCCAGGAGCACCCGAAGACCACCGTCGTGTACGAGCACCCGAAGGCCGAGGGCGATCCGTACTACCCGGTGCAGCGGCCGGAGAACCTCGAGCTGTACCGCAAGTACCAGATGCTGGCGGCCACGCTGCCGAACGTGCACTTCGTCGGGCGCCTCGGCACGTACCGCTACTACAACATGGACCAGGTCACCGCGCAGGCGCTGACGCTCTACGCGAAGCTGACCGGCCAGACACGCCGCGACGCGCTGGCGAATCCAGCGTAG